One segment of Metallosphaera cuprina Ar-4 DNA contains the following:
- a CDS encoding helix-turn-helix domain-containing protein: MILRVTFMTPARPALLDLVKTSFTILDIKAEGNFQRALIEIKCSEDEIKRIPGYFTKVSKLKYLGTVKIKGKVEEILSKYTIVHGIVNENSTVWTVILAGHQELKKMLSDLHQNGVDPKVLKVTKYKTDDILTARQEQVLRIALEAGYYEFPRKITIRDLAEKLEVSVSSLSEIIRRAEKNVIVNYFDEKGL, translated from the coding sequence GTGATACTTAGAGTAACTTTTATGACTCCCGCTAGGCCGGCACTGTTAGACCTTGTGAAGACTTCGTTTACAATTCTAGACATCAAGGCTGAAGGTAACTTTCAGAGAGCACTGATAGAAATTAAATGCAGTGAAGATGAGATTAAAAGAATACCTGGGTACTTCACGAAAGTGTCTAAGCTAAAGTATCTAGGGACGGTAAAAATCAAAGGTAAAGTAGAAGAAATTTTATCTAAATACACTATTGTTCATGGTATTGTAAATGAGAACTCAACCGTATGGACGGTTATCCTTGCTGGACATCAGGAACTAAAGAAGATGTTGAGTGATCTGCATCAGAATGGGGTTGATCCGAAGGTTCTTAAGGTTACTAAATATAAAACCGATGATATATTAACAGCTAGGCAAGAACAGGTATTGAGAATAGCACTTGAAGCTGGGTACTACGAGTTTCCCAGGAAGATAACTATAAGAGATCTAGCAGAAAAGTTAGAAGTGAGCGTCTCTTCCCTTTCTGAAATCATTCGAAGGGCTGAGAAGAACGTTATAGTGAATTACTTCGATGAAAAGGGATTATGA
- a CDS encoding aminotransferase class I/II-fold pyridoxal phosphate-dependent enzyme: MMHGGLSWSHGKPPTIRDFSVNLNPLGVPSFIEELIYEAVKVKAYRFYPDDYRDLKYKIAEIYNVDPEMIGVFNGASEAISLLGRGFFVPEPNYQEYYRSNVYLAEEGEEFRYPLQGDKLIVSHPNNPTGAALKEQEVTLYLEQGKFLVIDQSFSDISLVPSFVNLVKEFPNLLIVSSFTKSFSVPGLRLGFTIGNESKVIEKRSIPWRINSIAYYVFANLDVREVRSFFEMSRNTLGKILDNIKRISGIKFYKSFAPFILAESSIASNELNKKLLLKGFYVRDCANFVGLRSTHFRFSLRPDVNELLEVIDDILRNRNPEM, translated from the coding sequence ATGATGCATGGGGGATTAAGCTGGTCACATGGTAAGCCTCCTACAATTAGGGATTTTAGCGTTAACCTAAATCCGCTAGGGGTTCCGAGCTTCATAGAGGAACTAATTTATGAGGCGGTAAAGGTTAAGGCTTATCGTTTCTATCCAGATGATTATAGGGACTTAAAGTACAAGATAGCTGAAATTTACAATGTTGACCCTGAGATGATAGGTGTGTTTAATGGTGCGAGCGAAGCTATATCGTTGTTAGGTCGTGGGTTCTTCGTACCAGAGCCAAATTACCAGGAATATTATAGGAGTAACGTTTATCTTGCAGAAGAGGGCGAAGAATTTAGGTACCCTCTTCAAGGAGATAAGCTCATTGTAAGTCATCCTAATAATCCCACTGGAGCAGCTTTGAAAGAGCAGGAGGTAACATTGTACTTAGAACAAGGGAAATTTCTTGTTATAGATCAATCTTTTTCTGATATTAGCTTAGTTCCATCATTCGTTAACTTGGTTAAGGAATTCCCTAATCTGTTAATAGTGTCCTCCTTTACAAAGAGTTTTTCAGTTCCAGGACTAAGATTGGGCTTTACTATAGGAAATGAGAGTAAAGTGATTGAGAAACGTTCTATACCTTGGAGGATAAACAGTATTGCTTACTACGTTTTCGCTAATCTAGACGTGAGGGAAGTTAGGAGCTTTTTCGAAATGTCGAGAAACACATTAGGTAAAATTTTAGATAATATAAAAAGGATATCAGGAATAAAATTTTACAAATCGTTTGCACCCTTCATTTTGGCCGAGTCAAGTATCGCATCTAACGAATTGAATAAGAAATTGTTATTGAAAGGATTTTATGTGAGAGACTGTGCAAATTTTGTCGGACTTAGATCGACGCATTTTAGATTCTCATTGAGACCTGACGTCAATGAATTGTTAGAAGTCATTGACGACATATTACGCAATCGCAATCCAGAAATGTGA
- a CDS encoding adenylate kinase family protein, protein MIIVISGTPGVGKTIVSSLLSKRLSMSYLHVSNFVIDRKLYKNYDTVRSSYEIDDELVAKELNAYLKSLKNVVVETVYPSLVDYADKVIVLRRDPRELYKELNKRAWNVNKVIENVEAEILGYVSQEASEWFREVCEINTTNLTPEEVVEKILAEECEKIIDWLADPEIQEFMLSLDKIIN, encoded by the coding sequence ATGATTATTGTAATATCTGGCACACCTGGGGTAGGAAAAACAATTGTAAGCTCTTTATTATCAAAGAGGCTGAGCATGAGTTACCTTCACGTTTCAAACTTTGTAATAGACAGAAAATTATACAAGAACTATGATACTGTTCGCTCATCATATGAAATTGACGATGAGTTAGTGGCCAAAGAGCTTAACGCGTACCTTAAATCCCTTAAAAACGTTGTGGTGGAAACGGTTTATCCTTCCCTTGTGGACTACGCTGATAAGGTAATAGTCCTTAGAAGAGATCCAAGAGAGCTGTATAAGGAACTAAATAAGAGAGCTTGGAACGTTAACAAGGTAATAGAGAATGTAGAGGCTGAAATACTTGGCTATGTATCTCAAGAGGCCTCTGAATGGTTTAGGGAGGTATGCGAGATAAACACTACTAATTTAACTCCCGAGGAAGTTGTGGAAAAAATACTTGCTGAGGAGTGTGAGAAGATTATTGACTGGCTGGCCGACCCAGAGATACAAGAGTTTATGCTATCATTAGATAAGATTATTAATTGA
- the cbp1 gene encoding CRISPR DNA repeat-binding protein Cbp1 produces MNEDIVEKAKKMYEDGRSIRDIAKELSLSYSKTRRILKERGVIFRGKTPPDLINQVIEYGKQGYSANKISKLLKMNSNTVLRILKKHNLVKGKRKLTQEKIQKIKDMYKNGYSIYKIAKELDISTNLVVYYLKKLQLKN; encoded by the coding sequence ATGAATGAGGATATCGTTGAAAAAGCAAAGAAAATGTACGAGGACGGAAGATCAATAAGAGACATAGCAAAGGAGTTAAGCTTAAGTTACTCTAAGACTAGGCGGATTCTAAAGGAGCGTGGAGTTATATTCAGGGGGAAAACACCTCCTGACCTCATTAACCAAGTTATAGAATATGGAAAACAAGGATATAGCGCAAATAAAATAAGTAAGTTGCTAAAAATGAATTCAAATACCGTGTTGCGGATACTTAAGAAACATAACCTTGTTAAAGGAAAAAGGAAGCTAACTCAGGAAAAAATACAGAAAATTAAAGATATGTATAAAAATGGATACTCTATTTATAAGATCGCAAAGGAACTTGACATCTCAACTAATCTAGTGGTTTATTATCTAAAAAAGCTCCAGTTGAAAAATTAG
- a CDS encoding Mrp/NBP35 family ATP-binding protein, with product MSSNPFRLQSPQPAKQPRDLRKAPAPQVQGADLKIQSRMKNVKYKVAILSGKGGVGKSFVSSNLAMALAAAGKSVGIIDVDFHGPSVPKMLGVRGQMLTADDNGINPVNGPFGIKVVSIDFLLPRDDTPVIWRGSIKHSAIRQFLGDVNWGQLDYLIIDMPPGTGDEALSVAQLVPNITGFIIVTIPSEVSTLAVRRSINFTKTVNTKIIGVVENMSYFVCPSESKNYYIFGQDKGKKMAEELGVPLLGQVPLDPRIAESNDLGEPFFLKYLDSPASKEFLKIADEVIEQVENQKLSDLNLK from the coding sequence ATGAGTTCAAATCCGTTTAGACTGCAGTCACCTCAACCTGCAAAACAGCCAAGAGATCTGAGGAAGGCTCCAGCACCACAAGTTCAAGGTGCTGACCTTAAGATACAATCTAGGATGAAGAACGTTAAGTACAAGGTAGCCATACTGAGTGGGAAAGGAGGAGTTGGGAAATCATTCGTCTCATCTAACTTAGCTATGGCGCTTGCAGCGGCAGGAAAAAGCGTTGGGATAATTGACGTGGATTTTCACGGACCTTCTGTCCCTAAGATGTTAGGTGTAAGAGGACAAATGCTAACTGCTGACGATAACGGTATAAACCCAGTAAATGGTCCGTTTGGAATAAAGGTCGTCTCAATAGATTTTTTATTACCCAGAGATGACACGCCAGTGATATGGAGAGGGTCAATCAAGCATTCGGCAATAAGACAATTTCTTGGAGATGTGAACTGGGGACAGTTAGATTACCTTATAATCGATATGCCTCCAGGAACTGGTGATGAGGCGTTGTCTGTAGCGCAGCTAGTTCCTAACATAACCGGCTTCATTATAGTCACGATTCCATCAGAGGTTTCCACTCTAGCAGTTAGAAGATCTATTAACTTCACCAAGACCGTAAACACCAAGATTATAGGAGTAGTAGAAAACATGAGTTACTTCGTGTGTCCTTCGGAGTCTAAGAACTACTATATATTTGGCCAAGATAAAGGTAAAAAGATGGCAGAAGAGTTGGGAGTGCCTCTCTTAGGTCAGGTACCTTTGGATCCAAGGATAGCCGAATCTAACGATTTAGGTGAACCTTTCTTCCTTAAATACCTAGACTCACCTGCTTCTAAAGAGTTCCTTAAAATAGCCGACGAGGTCATAGAGCAAGTAGAAAATCAGAAGTTGTCTGATCTCAATCTAAAGTAA
- the alaXM gene encoding alanyl-tRNA editing protein AlaXM gives MSTEELYARDSYVKEFTAKIVKVVDKGVVLDRTAFHPKGGGLESDNGILISKSTGKEFVVTETKKEGENIVHFLENPIQIEEGEVVVGRINWDRRYRMMRLHTASHIISSIAFSKYGSYITGGNITPEYAKDDFDIEDKSLLVDIVKEANEIARSGRNVKVFFLSREEALKIPGIVKLAEKMPPEVNIWRIVEIEGIDIQADGGPHVNNTSEIGDIEILKVENRGKSKKRLYYTVKP, from the coding sequence ATGTCAACAGAGGAACTCTATGCCCGAGACTCCTACGTTAAAGAATTTACAGCTAAGATTGTTAAAGTTGTAGATAAAGGCGTAGTTTTGGACAGAACTGCTTTCCATCCTAAAGGAGGAGGCCTAGAGTCAGACAACGGAATCCTAATCTCCAAATCAACTGGGAAAGAGTTCGTTGTTACAGAAACAAAAAAGGAGGGAGAGAATATTGTTCACTTTTTAGAAAATCCAATCCAAATTGAGGAAGGTGAAGTGGTAGTAGGTAGAATTAATTGGGATAGAAGGTACAGAATGATGAGGCTCCATACAGCGTCACATATCATCTCTTCGATAGCCTTTTCAAAGTATGGTTCATATATAACTGGAGGAAATATAACTCCTGAGTACGCTAAAGACGATTTTGATATCGAAGACAAAAGTTTACTTGTTGATATCGTTAAGGAAGCTAACGAGATAGCTAGAAGCGGGAGAAATGTCAAAGTATTCTTTCTTAGTAGGGAAGAAGCGTTAAAGATTCCAGGTATTGTAAAATTGGCTGAGAAGATGCCCCCGGAAGTTAACATATGGAGAATAGTTGAAATTGAGGGGATAGATATTCAAGCCGACGGTGGACCGCATGTTAATAATACCTCTGAGATAGGTGATATAGAGATTCTAAAAGTAGAGAACAGAGGAAAATCAAAAAAGAGACTTTATTACACCGTTAAGCCTTAG
- the cdvB1/B2 gene encoding cell division protein CdvB1/B2: MLGKDFQKYWAGSDDKGWDGLKGAFKSKEPLKYRIVQARYRLGSMINRLDVHIARLQERDRTLFERVVTAQMAKDTSRAAMYANEVAEIRKMSKQLMMTQIALEQVQLRLETVSEISEVFVNLIPVVGVINELKGALKGVMPEISLELSSLGEDLQTVVIEAGDFAGGYSYASAATPEARKILEEASAIAEQKMKEKFPDLPVNALTQKA; this comes from the coding sequence ATGCTTGGTAAAGATTTCCAAAAGTATTGGGCTGGATCTGATGACAAAGGTTGGGACGGATTAAAAGGTGCCTTCAAGAGTAAGGAGCCGCTAAAGTATAGAATAGTTCAGGCCAGATATAGACTTGGTTCGATGATAAACAGGTTGGACGTTCACATAGCTAGACTCCAGGAAAGAGACAGGACACTTTTCGAAAGAGTTGTTACCGCACAGATGGCTAAGGATACCAGCAGGGCAGCAATGTACGCTAATGAGGTTGCCGAAATAAGGAAAATGAGTAAGCAACTTATGATGACGCAAATAGCCTTAGAACAGGTTCAATTGAGGCTAGAGACAGTAAGTGAGATAAGTGAAGTCTTCGTTAATCTGATCCCAGTTGTAGGCGTAATCAATGAGCTAAAGGGCGCACTAAAGGGAGTGATGCCTGAGATATCTCTTGAGCTTTCCTCTCTCGGTGAAGATCTTCAGACTGTTGTAATAGAAGCCGGAGATTTCGCAGGAGGATACTCTTACGCTTCGGCTGCAACACCGGAGGCAAGAAAGATACTAGAGGAAGCTTCAGCTATAGCGGAGCAGAAAATGAAGGAGAAGTTCCCAGATCTGCCTGTAAACGCGCTGACCCAGAAGGCTTGA
- a CDS encoding helix-turn-helix domain-containing protein produces MITELTERNLLLKRFLMVGYGLSEADVEAFIKIIRSKEGKDVDFIASELGISKSRASLILKRLSDAGLIGKQKSTGNKGGRPKYVYSVNRDEVIEKMKIRASELCSDLSSIISGL; encoded by the coding sequence TTGATAACTGAGCTCACAGAAAGAAATTTGCTTTTGAAGAGGTTCCTAATGGTAGGTTATGGTCTTTCTGAGGCTGATGTAGAGGCCTTCATTAAGATAATAAGGAGTAAAGAAGGGAAGGACGTAGATTTTATAGCTTCAGAGCTTGGTATAAGCAAAAGCAGAGCAAGCCTAATATTGAAGAGACTGTCTGATGCCGGTCTTATTGGAAAACAAAAAAGTACAGGAAATAAAGGTGGTAGGCCTAAATACGTTTATAGTGTAAATAGAGACGAGGTCATAGAGAAGATGAAGATAAGAGCTTCAGAATTGTGTTCCGATCTGTCGAGTATCATAAGTGGCTTATAA
- a CDS encoding tryptophan--tRNA ligase — MAENYSVTPWEVKGKVDYDKLIVQFGTQKITDQLRRDLQSAVGELHPMLRREIFFSHRDFDIILKEWKEGRSFFLYTGRAPSLGMHIGHMIPFVFTAWLQKKFGVNVYIEITDDEKFMRNLEYSLDQTRQWALDNILDIIAAGFDPDKTFIFQDTEYIRNMYPLAIKIAKKLTFSEVKATFGLDVSSNIGIIFYPSLQIVPTMFEKRRCLIPAGIDQDPYWRLQRDIAESLGYYKAAQIHSKFLPPLTGPEGKMSSSVPESAIYLIDDHKTVERKVMKYAFSGGQPTVELQRKLGANLDVDVPYQWLYYFFEEDDQKIKRIAEEYSSGKMLTGEIKQILVEKINSFLDLHRERRERARDMVKDFKYEGRLARAMWEKIHE; from the coding sequence GTGGCCGAGAATTACTCTGTAACTCCGTGGGAAGTAAAGGGTAAGGTTGATTATGATAAATTAATTGTTCAGTTCGGGACCCAGAAGATAACTGATCAGTTAAGGAGAGACTTACAGTCAGCCGTAGGAGAACTTCATCCAATGTTAAGGAGAGAAATATTTTTTTCACATAGAGACTTTGATATAATACTAAAGGAATGGAAAGAAGGTAGGTCCTTTTTCCTCTATACCGGAAGGGCACCATCTTTAGGTATGCATATAGGCCATATGATACCCTTCGTCTTCACGGCCTGGCTTCAGAAAAAGTTTGGAGTTAACGTATACATAGAGATCACTGATGATGAGAAATTTATGAGAAATTTAGAATATTCTCTAGATCAAACCAGACAATGGGCCTTAGATAATATTCTAGATATAATAGCTGCTGGTTTCGATCCGGATAAGACATTCATTTTCCAAGATACTGAATATATAAGGAATATGTATCCGTTGGCAATAAAAATTGCTAAGAAACTAACTTTCTCAGAGGTTAAGGCAACCTTCGGTCTTGACGTCTCCTCAAATATCGGAATAATCTTCTACCCATCATTACAAATTGTACCAACAATGTTTGAAAAAAGGAGATGCTTAATACCGGCCGGCATAGATCAGGATCCTTACTGGAGGTTACAGAGGGACATAGCAGAGAGTCTTGGCTATTACAAGGCTGCTCAAATCCACAGTAAGTTTTTGCCCCCACTTACAGGTCCAGAAGGTAAGATGAGTTCATCCGTCCCGGAGTCAGCAATATATCTCATTGATGATCATAAAACTGTTGAGAGGAAGGTAATGAAGTACGCGTTCTCTGGAGGACAACCTACTGTAGAGCTTCAGAGGAAGTTAGGAGCGAACCTCGATGTAGACGTTCCTTATCAATGGCTCTACTACTTCTTTGAGGAAGACGATCAGAAAATAAAACGAATAGCTGAAGAGTACAGCAGTGGGAAGATGCTAACTGGAGAGATTAAACAAATTCTTGTAGAGAAGATTAACTCTTTCCTTGATTTGCACAGAGAGAGGAGAGAGAGAGCTAGAGATATGGTCAAAGATTTCAAGTATGAAGGTAGGCTAGCTAGAGCTATGTGGGAGAAAATTCACGAATAG
- a CDS encoding rhomboid family intramembrane serine protease: MVGIITYNQSPLLFSLLIQVNYFVLRGDYLSLITSILVTNSFTDFIFNFISIWVIYYLFGSKAGKFEIVVFFISGILGNLLTLALFPPFTASAGASGGIFGVLSFYIIDDMLQFSRLDWNGLGLLIIVFVLSDIIPGVNYVAHIGGILGGILLALGRKRFLTTHYQK; this comes from the coding sequence GTGGTTGGCATCATAACATATAATCAAAGCCCTCTTTTGTTCTCTTTGCTGATCCAGGTAAATTATTTTGTTCTAAGAGGAGACTATCTATCGCTGATTACATCAATTCTGGTAACTAATAGCTTCACTGACTTTATTTTCAATTTTATTTCCATATGGGTTATATATTATTTATTCGGCTCTAAGGCAGGGAAATTTGAAATAGTAGTGTTCTTTATTTCTGGAATACTTGGAAATTTACTTACCTTGGCTCTTTTCCCACCGTTCACAGCTTCAGCTGGTGCTTCTGGAGGGATCTTTGGAGTGCTATCGTTTTATATTATCGACGATATGTTACAATTCAGTAGACTCGACTGGAACGGCTTAGGTTTGCTTATAATAGTTTTTGTCCTAAGCGACATAATACCTGGTGTCAATTATGTAGCCCATATAGGTGGTATTTTGGGAGGAATTCTTCTAGCTTTAGGGAGAAAGAGATTTTTAACCACTCACTATCAAAAATAG
- a CDS encoding LysE family translocator, whose translation MNWSEIVFGVALGLSLAAPPGPVNSLMAAESLRSKIHGTSVGLGAMTADLIFLIITYIFGEFLPMKIRYIFYIIGGTFMIWLAFDVLKSKLSSRDRKANYIVGLTMGLTNPFQITWWITSGLFMIQEFGLLIVPGFFGGIIIWITLFPFIVNRYGKGLSNIIRVISFIILIAFGIYILLKGFFLISHL comes from the coding sequence GTGAACTGGTCGGAGATAGTTTTTGGTGTAGCGTTGGGCCTATCCTTAGCCGCACCGCCTGGTCCGGTAAACTCTCTCATGGCAGCAGAATCCTTAAGATCTAAAATCCACGGCACGAGTGTAGGTCTGGGTGCAATGACAGCCGATTTGATTTTTCTAATTATAACCTATATTTTTGGAGAATTTTTACCGATGAAGATAAGATATATATTTTATATAATTGGCGGGACATTTATGATATGGTTAGCTTTTGACGTGTTGAAGTCAAAACTTTCTAGCAGAGATAGAAAAGCTAATTACATTGTCGGGTTAACTATGGGGCTAACGAATCCCTTTCAAATTACTTGGTGGATAACTAGTGGGCTTTTTATGATCCAAGAGTTTGGTCTACTTATAGTTCCTGGATTCTTCGGAGGAATTATAATTTGGATAACTTTATTTCCATTTATTGTAAATAGATATGGAAAGGGTTTATCTAATATAATAAGGGTTATATCGTTCATTATATTGATAGCGTTTGGGATATACATATTGTTAAAAGGGTTCTTTCTTATAAGCCACTTATGA
- a CDS encoding ABC transporter substrate-binding protein has translation MYKSPRFKFSRALSRTTGIIIAIIIIIAAIAGILLITSSSHKTTIAQAISIAPTSFAVGQGSPITFTIYNVIPNSNIVLYLGNGEALNQTATSNVVELSYTYSQPGTYLVYAEEYVNGKQVENTSNALLEVQVLGLLNSSATQYLSIPVVSFDTAKNPTAPIVQAGTPVFFYGGYLQPPSGQNMTILKYVWDFGNNQTATVNANSTTFDPVINPVNVTYAKPGLYTVTLTLVTQNVSSGQTYQYQTYQTVAVAGQGVSYSLKLFNGTVPNPGVITVAENVPGGPYSFDPQIDYESVGFEVVSNIFMTLLLYNGSSTTTFIPYAASEIPTVQNGGIQDNYTVYVFHIRTGLHFSNGDNLTAYDVWYSVIRALLFVGGSPGTPDWILAQYLVPGATIGVPIVTSSNMNQTYQEIMNAVTYDNQTNTVTFHLVKPTTPQLFFTALADPLGSGIVDAKWLEQIGAGITFTPQGFLQYEQYANEGNYNTQVQNDPVASGPYMIKTYVPGQYVVLNPNPYYKGVPGVPAPNDTVIINWVKDPQTAYELFSSGKADIVTGLPTSYFPSLKQLEAQNQANIYQFNTLSEFFFIFNLNISNTSLKTLGTQYHVPSNYFANLYVREAFAYAFNYTNYIDNIVGNNKYGFQFASPYAGVIIPGLPYYVPPSELENVPTFNLSYAKQLLIKSGMYNVSINIPIIVSSGDTVDYAAAQMWAQALSQIDPNIQAQPLYLPFSQIIGLEVPGQNPMPLYYLGWIADYPYPSDFVNAMYLENGTYPAPDGWSVQYLKSLGHTNQAQLYQQLNNYIEEADSTPNATQAAYYYKQAEQIAINLYMYVYTQQPNEFWVVKPYMTGYQGHITYEENPMIGGAGDSLYFWWVKG, from the coding sequence ATGTATAAATCGCCTAGGTTCAAATTTTCCAGAGCTCTTTCTAGAACAACTGGAATTATTATAGCTATTATCATAATAATAGCTGCTATAGCAGGTATATTGCTTATTACATCGTCTTCACATAAAACAACAATAGCTCAGGCGATCTCTATAGCCCCTACATCCTTTGCCGTAGGGCAAGGAAGTCCAATTACTTTTACGATATATAATGTAATTCCTAACTCAAACATAGTTCTATATTTAGGTAACGGTGAGGCTCTAAATCAAACAGCTACCTCTAACGTAGTGGAATTAAGCTACACCTATAGTCAACCCGGCACCTATTTAGTATATGCCGAGGAATATGTGAATGGAAAACAGGTAGAAAATACTAGCAATGCCCTTCTGGAAGTTCAAGTGTTAGGGCTCCTTAACTCTTCTGCAACTCAATATCTCTCTATTCCTGTAGTGTCTTTCGATACTGCCAAGAACCCAACAGCACCAATAGTTCAGGCTGGAACTCCCGTATTCTTCTATGGAGGATATCTGCAACCTCCATCAGGTCAGAACATGACGATATTAAAGTACGTATGGGATTTTGGAAATAACCAAACCGCTACAGTTAATGCTAATTCTACCACTTTTGATCCTGTTATTAATCCAGTTAATGTAACTTATGCAAAACCTGGATTATATACAGTGACTTTAACGTTAGTGACTCAAAACGTCTCTTCTGGTCAGACTTACCAATATCAAACCTATCAGACAGTAGCTGTAGCGGGTCAAGGTGTATCATACTCGCTAAAGCTTTTCAACGGCACCGTACCGAACCCTGGTGTGATAACAGTGGCTGAGAACGTACCAGGAGGCCCTTACTCTTTCGATCCTCAAATCGATTATGAAAGCGTAGGCTTTGAAGTGGTATCCAACATATTCATGACTCTACTTTTATATAACGGTTCCAGCACAACGACTTTCATACCATATGCTGCGAGCGAGATCCCAACAGTACAAAATGGTGGTATACAAGACAACTACACTGTGTATGTTTTCCACATAAGGACAGGACTACATTTCTCCAATGGTGATAATCTCACTGCGTATGACGTGTGGTACTCTGTGATAAGGGCGCTTCTTTTCGTTGGTGGATCCCCAGGTACACCTGACTGGATCTTAGCTCAATATCTTGTTCCAGGAGCTACGATAGGTGTACCCATAGTTACATCCTCTAATATGAACCAGACCTATCAGGAAATAATGAACGCAGTAACATATGATAACCAGACTAATACGGTAACTTTCCACCTTGTTAAGCCCACTACACCACAACTGTTCTTCACAGCTCTTGCAGACCCTCTAGGTTCTGGAATAGTGGATGCTAAGTGGTTGGAACAAATAGGTGCAGGCATAACTTTCACCCCACAAGGGTTCCTACAATATGAGCAGTACGCCAATGAAGGAAACTACAATACTCAAGTACAGAACGATCCGGTTGCCTCAGGTCCTTACATGATAAAAACGTATGTCCCTGGTCAATATGTAGTTTTAAATCCTAACCCATATTATAAAGGTGTACCTGGAGTACCAGCACCAAATGATACTGTAATCATAAATTGGGTGAAAGACCCACAAACTGCTTACGAACTGTTCTCATCAGGAAAAGCTGATATCGTAACCGGACTTCCTACTAGTTACTTCCCCTCATTGAAACAGCTTGAAGCCCAGAATCAAGCCAACATATATCAGTTCAACACTCTATCAGAGTTCTTCTTCATATTCAATTTGAACATAAGTAACACAAGTTTGAAGACTTTAGGAACTCAATATCACGTTCCCTCAAACTACTTTGCAAACCTGTACGTGAGAGAAGCCTTTGCGTACGCTTTCAACTACACTAACTATATCGATAATATCGTAGGCAATAACAAGTACGGTTTCCAGTTTGCCTCACCTTACGCAGGCGTAATTATACCTGGCCTACCTTACTATGTTCCACCTAGTGAGCTTGAGAACGTACCTACGTTTAATCTCAGTTATGCTAAACAATTATTGATAAAATCAGGAATGTATAATGTATCGATTAATATTCCTATCATAGTATCTTCTGGAGATACTGTAGATTACGCTGCAGCTCAGATGTGGGCCCAAGCTCTATCCCAGATAGATCCAAACATTCAGGCTCAGCCCCTATACCTACCGTTCTCCCAAATTATCGGTTTAGAGGTACCTGGTCAGAACCCGATGCCTTTATACTATTTAGGCTGGATAGCTGATTATCCTTACCCGTCCGATTTCGTCAATGCTATGTATCTAGAGAACGGGACGTATCCGGCACCAGACGGTTGGTCAGTACAATACTTAAAGTCACTAGGTCATACAAATCAAGCTCAACTGTATCAACAACTAAACAACTATATAGAGGAGGCTGACAGCACACCCAATGCCACGCAAGCTGCATACTATTATAAGCAGGCTGAACAAATTGCCATTAACCTTTACATGTACGTCTATACTCAACAACCTAATGAGTTCTGGGTTGTAAAGCCTTACATGACTGGATATCAAGGTCATATAACTTACGAAGAGAACCCAATGATTGGAGGGGCAGGAGACAGCTTATACTTCTGGTGGGTAAAAGGTTAA